Proteins from a genomic interval of Asticcacaulis sp. AND118:
- a CDS encoding class II aldolase/adducin family protein, with product MPADTAPADPLISPAEWAIRKDLAALYRLVALFGWDDTIFTHISARVPAKDSRVTGPDGPVASQVDHFLINPYGMFFEEMTASALIKVDLDGNMVGRSEGFVNPAGFTIHSALHAACPDAHVVIHLHTDAMTGVSAQKEGLLPLTQNALLLGPHITYHGYEGVALDPDERQRIVADLGQKKIMLLRNHGALAYGASAAEAFTLIYFLEQACRQQIAALSAGRDGVLEASQDAQDKVAPLGAGVGFVSGLLWPGLMRRLERNYPGWDA from the coding sequence ATGCCCGCCGACACCGCTCCGGCTGACCCGCTGATCAGCCCGGCCGAATGGGCCATTCGCAAGGACCTGGCCGCGCTCTATCGCCTTGTGGCGCTGTTCGGCTGGGACGACACCATCTTCACCCATATTTCGGCGCGCGTACCGGCCAAGGACTCGCGGGTGACCGGCCCGGACGGCCCTGTGGCGTCACAGGTCGACCATTTCCTGATCAACCCCTACGGCATGTTTTTCGAGGAGATGACGGCTTCGGCGCTGATCAAGGTCGATCTCGACGGCAATATGGTCGGGCGCAGCGAGGGCTTCGTAAACCCGGCGGGCTTCACCATCCACAGCGCCCTGCACGCGGCCTGCCCTGACGCCCATGTGGTCATCCATCTGCATACGGACGCCATGACCGGCGTATCGGCGCAGAAGGAAGGCCTGCTGCCCCTGACGCAGAATGCCCTGCTTCTGGGGCCGCATATAACCTATCACGGCTATGAAGGGGTCGCTCTGGACCCTGATGAGCGGCAGCGCATCGTCGCCGATCTGGGGCAAAAGAAGATCATGCTGTTGCGTAACCACGGTGCGCTGGCCTATGGTGCTTCCGCCGCCGAAGCCTTCACCCTGATCTACTTCCTGGAACAGGCCTGCCGTCAGCAGATTGCCGCCCTGTCCGCCGGACGCGACGGCGTGCTGGAGGCGTCTCAGGACGCTCAGGACAAGGTTGCGCCGCTGGGCGCGGGTGTGGGTTTTGTCTCGGGGCTTTTGTGGCCGGGGCTGATGCGGCGGCTGGAACGTAATTATCCCGGTTGGGATGCCTAG
- the yaaA gene encoding peroxide stress protein YaaA — MILLLSPAKSLDETPVTPPLATSEPRFARETHSLLKVMKTQKPADLQRLMDISAKLGELNHHRYKGFADQPALPAALMFDGDVYTGLRARDLDAEGLAFAQDHVRILSGLYGLLRPLDLIRPYRLEMGTGLATAKGANLYAFWGDRIAKAIVADAGAVGTKTVLNLASQEYARAALTKALRLKVIEVKFLEIKEDKTSMISFFAKKARGLMARYVIDNRITDADKAKAFDSEGYRFVPEHSTDTVWTFSRKHPTA, encoded by the coding sequence ATGATCCTGCTGCTTTCCCCTGCCAAATCCCTCGACGAAACTCCGGTGACGCCGCCGCTTGCGACCAGCGAGCCGCGCTTTGCGCGCGAGACGCACAGCCTGCTCAAGGTCATGAAGACACAGAAGCCGGCGGACCTGCAGCGGCTGATGGACATTTCCGCCAAGCTGGGCGAACTGAACCATCACCGCTACAAGGGCTTTGCCGATCAGCCTGCCCTGCCCGCCGCCCTGATGTTCGACGGCGACGTCTATACCGGCCTGCGTGCACGCGACCTCGATGCCGAGGGGCTGGCCTTTGCGCAGGACCATGTGCGGATATTGTCGGGCCTCTATGGCCTGCTGCGGCCGCTGGACCTGATTCGCCCCTACCGACTGGAAATGGGCACCGGTCTTGCGACGGCCAAGGGCGCGAACCTTTACGCCTTCTGGGGCGACCGCATCGCCAAGGCCATCGTCGCCGACGCCGGGGCGGTCGGGACAAAGACCGTGCTTAATCTCGCCAGTCAGGAATATGCCCGCGCCGCCCTGACCAAGGCGCTGAGGCTGAAGGTCATCGAGGTGAAATTCCTGGAGATCAAGGAGGACAAGACCTCGATGATTTCGTTCTTCGCCAAAAAGGCGCGCGGCCTGATGGCGCGTTACGTCATCGACAACCGCATCACCGATGCCGATAAGGCAAAAGCCTTCGACTCAGAAGGCTATCGTTTCGTACCCGAACACTCGACCGACACGGTGTGGACGTTTTCACGCAAGCATCCGACGGCCTAG
- a CDS encoding NUDIX hydrolase translates to MQAKIERPVPAVGVVCWRDDEVLLIRRGREPRKGHWSIPGGKVERFEALKETALRELREETGVTARLGPLIEVYEIIEPGTDAHPDGFHLVLIDYVAEWLSGEPVAADDADEARFVLYDEALTLLIEDDLKDVVTRSRGLRKSVT, encoded by the coding sequence GTGCAAGCCAAAATCGAGCGTCCGGTCCCGGCGGTGGGCGTTGTTTGCTGGCGCGATGATGAAGTTCTGCTAATCCGACGCGGACGCGAACCGCGCAAGGGGCATTGGTCGATACCCGGCGGCAAGGTCGAGCGCTTCGAAGCCCTCAAGGAGACGGCCCTGCGGGAACTGCGCGAAGAGACGGGCGTCACGGCGCGACTGGGGCCGCTGATCGAGGTCTATGAGATTATCGAACCGGGGACGGACGCCCATCCTGACGGCTTCCATCTGGTGCTGATCGACTATGTGGCGGAATGGCTGTCAGGGGAGCCTGTGGCGGCGGACGATGCCGATGAGGCGCGCTTCGTTTTATACGATGAAGCGCTGACCTTGCTGATAGAGGACGATCTGAAGGATGTGGTGACGCGATCGCGTGGTTTGCGAAAATCGGTGACTTAA
- a CDS encoding FAD-binding oxidoreductase gives MTDFAQCPPVAPEVIAQIKAVVGDTGWSDDDLRVTAKLTEWRGKWKGNTPLLVLPKTTEELSQVVKICFDNGVAITPQGGNTGLVGGQIPFGEILVSLERMRAIRDVAPTDDTMVLEAGITLLEAQDIAEKANRFFPLSLAAEGTATVGGVISTNAGGTAVLRYGVTRDLVSGLEVVLPNGDIFHGLKRLRKDNTGYDLKQMFIGAEGTLGIITAASLKLFPVMNSRCVAIVGFETAQKAIDLLGRAKQETGGQVEAFELMGRYGLSLVLKNIPDTREPLEGEYPWYALIEVASGDPDGAEGSMERLLTAAFEEELIVDAAIAQNETQAAAFWRLREEHSAAEKVEGAAWKHDVSVPLSQMADYIEKGAAAVEAFLPGARLVTFGHVGDGNVHFNVIVPEGMDAATFNDLRDAGAKVVHDLVHAYEGSISAEHGLGRMKTQEALQYKDPAAVAAMRAIRLALDPKRIMNPHVLF, from the coding sequence ATGACCGATTTCGCCCAATGCCCGCCCGTCGCGCCCGAAGTGATCGCGCAGATCAAGGCTGTGGTCGGCGACACTGGCTGGTCCGACGACGACCTGCGCGTGACGGCCAAGCTGACCGAGTGGCGCGGCAAGTGGAAGGGCAACACCCCGCTGCTGGTCCTGCCGAAAACCACCGAAGAGCTGTCGCAGGTCGTGAAAATCTGTTTCGATAACGGCGTCGCCATCACGCCGCAGGGCGGCAATACCGGTCTGGTCGGCGGTCAGATCCCGTTCGGTGAAATCCTCGTCTCGCTGGAGCGGATGCGCGCCATCCGCGACGTGGCCCCGACCGACGACACCATGGTGCTGGAGGCCGGCATCACGCTCCTCGAAGCGCAGGACATCGCCGAAAAGGCCAACCGCTTCTTCCCGCTGTCTTTGGCCGCCGAAGGCACGGCGACGGTCGGCGGCGTGATCAGCACAAACGCCGGCGGCACGGCGGTGCTGCGTTACGGCGTCACCCGCGACCTCGTTTCCGGCCTCGAAGTGGTTCTGCCCAATGGGGACATCTTTCATGGTCTGAAGCGTCTGCGCAAGGACAATACCGGCTACGACCTCAAGCAGATGTTCATCGGCGCCGAAGGCACGCTGGGCATCATCACCGCCGCCTCGCTCAAACTGTTCCCGGTGATGAATTCGCGCTGCGTGGCCATTGTCGGCTTCGAAACGGCGCAGAAGGCCATCGACCTCTTGGGCCGCGCCAAGCAGGAGACCGGCGGTCAGGTCGAGGCCTTCGAACTGATGGGCCGCTACGGCCTGTCGCTGGTGCTCAAGAACATCCCCGACACGCGCGAACCGCTGGAAGGCGAATATCCGTGGTACGCCCTGATCGAGGTCGCTTCGGGCGATCCGGACGGCGCGGAGGGTTCGATGGAGCGCCTGCTGACGGCGGCCTTCGAGGAAGAACTGATCGTCGACGCCGCCATCGCGCAGAACGAAACGCAGGCTGCGGCTTTCTGGCGTCTGCGTGAAGAACACTCCGCCGCCGAAAAGGTCGAGGGCGCGGCGTGGAAGCACGACGTTTCCGTGCCATTGTCGCAGATGGCCGACTATATCGAAAAGGGCGCGGCGGCGGTCGAAGCCTTCCTGCCCGGCGCGCGTCTGGTCACCTTCGGCCACGTCGGCGACGGCAATGTCCACTTCAACGTCATCGTGCCGGAGGGCATGGACGCGGCGACCTTCAACGACCTGCGCGACGCCGGGGCCAAGGTGGTCCACGATCTGGTCCACGCGTACGAGGGCTCGATCTCGGCCGAGCACGGTCTGGGCCGTATGAAGACGCAGGAAGCGCTGCAGTATAAGGACCCCGCAGCCGTGGCGGCCATGCGCGCCATCCGTCTGGCGCTCGACCCGAAGCGCATCATGAATCCGCACGTGCTGTTCTAA
- a CDS encoding acyl-CoA dehydrogenase, whose product MTYRAPLADLKFSLTAVTGIERLYQSAAYPDFDGDLLDAILDAAGQLSEEVLAPLNRVGDAHGAKLENGQVIVAPGFAEAVSAFAEGGWAGLGAPEAHGGQAMPKALEMAAYEMFHAANMAFALYPTLSQAAIEALHHHGTERQKALYLPRLTSGEWSGTMNLTEPQAGSDLALLTTQAVPDGDAYRLTGQKIFITWGDHETRDNILHLVLARLPGAPEGTRGISLFLCPKYLVNADGSLGARNSLRAVGLEHKLGIHASPTCVMAFEGAQAELVGQPHQGLMAMFTMMNAARLAVGVQGVGIAERAYQQALAYARERRQGNSILTGEKKAPIFDHPDVRLMLALSKAKIEAARGICLLTAIAADEHRLSGDARVKRREDFLVPIAKAWGTDVGVEVASTGVQVHGGMGFIEETGAAQHYRDARIAPIYEGTNGIQAGDLVGRKLGDDAASAVELKQDIESFILNNSLPSDIATSVEALRGALKAFETASLWLVGQKKSRPADVQAGATAYLKLAGDVVGGYVLLRGALAASGRLAANDGDPVWLKGKIELWKLYAAHVLPHAEALKAALTAGAASLEALSPEALS is encoded by the coding sequence ATGACCTACCGTGCGCCGCTCGCGGACCTGAAGTTCAGCCTGACCGCGGTGACGGGCATAGAGCGCCTGTACCAGAGCGCTGCCTATCCCGACTTCGACGGCGACCTCCTCGACGCCATTCTCGACGCCGCCGGGCAATTGTCCGAAGAGGTGCTGGCCCCGCTCAATCGCGTCGGAGACGCCCACGGGGCCAAGCTGGAAAACGGTCAGGTCATCGTCGCGCCCGGCTTTGCCGAGGCCGTCTCCGCCTTTGCCGAAGGCGGCTGGGCCGGACTGGGCGCCCCCGAAGCGCACGGCGGTCAGGCCATGCCCAAGGCGCTGGAGATGGCGGCCTATGAAATGTTCCATGCCGCCAATATGGCCTTTGCCCTTTACCCCACCCTGTCGCAGGCGGCGATCGAGGCCCTGCACCATCACGGCACCGAACGGCAAAAGGCGCTCTATCTGCCGCGCCTGACCAGCGGCGAGTGGTCGGGAACGATGAACCTGACCGAGCCGCAGGCCGGGTCCGATCTGGCGCTTCTGACCACGCAGGCCGTGCCGGACGGCGACGCCTATCGCCTGACCGGACAGAAGATCTTCATCACCTGGGGCGATCACGAAACGCGCGACAATATCCTGCATCTGGTGCTGGCGCGACTTCCCGGCGCACCTGAAGGCACGCGGGGTATCTCGCTGTTTTTGTGCCCGAAATACCTTGTCAACGCAGACGGCTCGCTGGGCGCGCGCAACAGCCTGCGCGCCGTGGGATTGGAACATAAACTAGGCATCCACGCGTCGCCGACCTGCGTCATGGCGTTTGAAGGGGCGCAGGCCGAACTGGTCGGGCAACCGCATCAGGGGCTGATGGCCATGTTCACCATGATGAATGCCGCCCGCCTCGCCGTCGGGGTGCAGGGCGTGGGGATTGCCGAGCGCGCCTATCAGCAGGCGCTGGCCTATGCGCGGGAACGCCGTCAGGGCAATTCGATCCTCACCGGCGAAAAGAAGGCCCCCATCTTCGACCATCCGGACGTGCGGCTGATGCTGGCCCTGTCCAAGGCGAAGATCGAAGCGGCGCGCGGCATCTGTCTGCTGACCGCCATCGCCGCCGACGAACACCGCCTGAGCGGCGATGCGCGGGTCAAACGCCGTGAGGATTTCCTCGTCCCCATCGCCAAGGCCTGGGGCACGGATGTCGGGGTCGAGGTGGCGTCGACGGGCGTGCAGGTCCACGGCGGCATGGGCTTTATCGAAGAGACCGGCGCGGCCCAGCATTACCGTGACGCGCGCATCGCCCCCATCTATGAAGGCACCAACGGCATTCAGGCCGGCGACCTTGTCGGGCGCAAGCTGGGCGACGACGCCGCTTCTGCGGTAGAACTTAAACAGGATATCGAAAGTTTTATACTGAACAACAGCTTGCCGTCAGATATTGCAACATCGGTTGAAGCCTTGCGCGGGGCCCTGAAAGCCTTCGAAACCGCCAGCCTGTGGCTGGTGGGACAAAAAAAATCCCGCCCCGCCGACGTGCAGGCCGGGGCCACGGCCTATCTGAAACTGGCCGGTGATGTGGTCGGCGGCTACGTCCTGCTGCGCGGCGCGCTGGCCGCCAGCGGCCGGCTTGCGGCCAATGACGGCGACCCTGTGTGGCTGAAAGGCAAGATCGAATTGTGGAAGCTCTACGCCGCGCACGTCCTGCCGCACGCTGAAGCGCTGAAGGCCGCCCTCACCGCCGGCGCGGCCTCGCTTGAGGCCCTGTCGCCGGAAGCGCTGTCCTAA
- a CDS encoding L-threonylcarbamoyladenylate synthase, with product MSTINDAIAALGRGDLIHLPTETVYGLGARADDPAAVAKVFEAKGRPRFNPLIVHVASLEAAESIGVFDDRARALAKAFWPGPLTLVVPVRDTQKVCDLARAGLDSVAIRVPSHPAARAILEGFGKDFSGGVVAPSANRSGRPSPTRFADAVAETGAFVGASVDGGDCQVGLESSVVSLLGDVRYLRPGAVTRAEVEAVVGPLADDAAEGHRSPGRLSLHYAPDAPVEINVDNPPTDCVYLAFGPVDKAVDFAGTVLNLSPSGDLSEAAANLFSYLRQADAHKPARICVAPIPDEGLGEAINDRLKRAAGFVG from the coding sequence ATGTCCACCATCAACGACGCCATTGCCGCGCTGGGACGCGGCGACCTGATCCATCTGCCGACCGAGACGGTCTATGGTCTGGGGGCGCGCGCCGACGATCCGGCGGCGGTGGCCAAGGTCTTCGAGGCCAAGGGCCGGCCACGCTTCAATCCGCTGATCGTGCACGTTGCTTCGCTGGAGGCCGCTGAGTCCATCGGCGTGTTCGATGATCGCGCGCGGGCATTGGCCAAGGCCTTCTGGCCGGGGCCGCTGACCCTGGTGGTGCCGGTGCGCGACACGCAAAAGGTCTGCGATCTGGCACGGGCCGGGCTCGACAGCGTCGCCATCCGCGTCCCGTCGCACCCTGCGGCGCGCGCCATTCTCGAAGGCTTTGGCAAAGACTTTTCTGGCGGCGTGGTTGCGCCTTCGGCCAACCGTTCCGGCCGCCCCAGCCCGACGCGCTTTGCCGATGCCGTGGCTGAGACCGGCGCCTTTGTCGGTGCTTCGGTCGATGGTGGCGACTGTCAGGTCGGGTTGGAATCGTCGGTAGTCAGCCTACTCGGCGATGTGCGCTATCTGCGTCCGGGCGCGGTGACGCGCGCCGAGGTCGAGGCCGTCGTCGGACCGCTGGCCGATGACGCCGCCGAAGGGCACCGTTCGCCGGGGCGGTTGAGTTTGCATTACGCGCCCGACGCGCCTGTGGAAATCAATGTGGACAACCCGCCGACGGACTGTGTGTATCTGGCCTTCGGACCGGTGGATAAGGCTGTGGATTTTGCGGGGACCGTTTTGAATCTCAGCCCGTCGGGTGACCTATCCGAAGCCGCCGCCAACCTGTTCAGCTATCTGCGCCAAGCCGACGCCCATAAGCCTGCGCGCATCTGCGTCGCCCCCATTCCCGATGAGGGTCTGGGCGAGGCGATCAATGACCGGCTGAAACGCGCGGCGGGGTTTGTCGGCTAG
- a CDS encoding YceI family protein — translation MTSPQITPNVYHRASRYLHWAMAALIFYMVFLGWTLEDKDGGLFSRYQMHKSVGFLILLLTVVRIGLRVAYKAPAEIEGPKWQMWAARAVHIAFYVLMIGLPLSGWALVSTAKVPVPTLWFGVLPIPHLPLGHETHAVFENLHGIFAKLIFYVLIPLHVGAALMHHFIHKDDTVTRMLPGLEPKPTILQSALNVRWLVPAVAVVGAFVLATFMMRGARAPEPAPVAAPEAMESVAETSPEAGAVVPEASSASSTESAASSTDLSTPVPVWAVNKSASHINFATTFNGEAIKGGFGSYTADIAFDPERLDQSGATVVIDLASVNSGDSTRDDTLKSDSFFNTAASPKATFKATNFTRTGTDRYVAKGRLTLHGQTKPFDLPFTLKINGKQAVMTATAKLNRLDYGVGTGEWAATDAVPNAVSLDLKVTATTK, via the coding sequence ATGACGTCCCCCCAAATAACGCCAAATGTCTACCACCGCGCCTCGCGCTATCTGCACTGGGCCATGGCTGCCCTGATCTTTTATATGGTCTTCCTCGGCTGGACGCTGGAGGACAAGGATGGCGGCCTCTTCTCGCGCTATCAGATGCACAAGTCGGTGGGCTTTCTGATCCTGTTGCTGACGGTGGTGCGGATCGGCCTGCGCGTAGCCTATAAGGCCCCGGCGGAAATCGAAGGACCGAAATGGCAGATGTGGGCGGCGCGTGCCGTGCATATCGCCTTCTACGTGCTGATGATCGGCCTGCCCCTGTCGGGCTGGGCGCTGGTCTCGACGGCCAAGGTGCCGGTGCCGACCCTGTGGTTCGGCGTACTGCCGATTCCGCACCTGCCGCTGGGGCATGAGACCCATGCGGTGTTCGAGAACCTGCACGGTATTTTCGCCAAGCTGATCTTCTATGTGCTGATCCCGCTGCACGTCGGCGCGGCGCTTATGCACCATTTCATCCACAAAGACGATACGGTGACGCGCATGTTGCCGGGGCTGGAGCCGAAACCGACGATCCTGCAAAGCGCGCTGAATGTGCGCTGGCTGGTGCCGGCGGTAGCGGTGGTCGGGGCCTTTGTACTGGCCACCTTCATGATGCGCGGGGCCCGCGCGCCGGAACCTGCCCCCGTGGCCGCGCCGGAAGCGATGGAGTCGGTCGCTGAAACCTCGCCCGAAGCCGGTGCGGTTGTCCCCGAAGCATCCTCAGCCTCGTCCACGGAATCCGCGGCTTCATCCACAGACCTATCCACACCCGTGCCCGTATGGGCGGTCAATAAATCCGCGTCGCACATCAACTTCGCCACCACCTTCAACGGCGAGGCCATCAAGGGCGGCTTCGGCAGCTATACGGCGGATATCGCCTTCGATCCGGAACGCCTCGATCAGTCCGGAGCGACGGTGGTGATCGATCTGGCCTCGGTCAACAGCGGCGATTCCACACGCGACGATACGCTGAAAAGCGACAGCTTCTTCAACACGGCCGCCAGTCCGAAGGCGACCTTCAAGGCGACGAATTTCACCAGGACGGGCACGGATCGCTACGTCGCCAAGGGCCGCCTGACCCTGCACGGCCAGACCAAACCGTTCGACCTGCCGTTTACCCTGAAAATCAACGGCAAGCAGGCGGTGATGACGGCGACGGCTAAGCTCAATCGCCTCGACTATGGCGTGGGCACGGGCGAATGGGCGGCGACCGACGCGGTGCCGAATGCCGTGTCGCTCGACCTCAAGGTCACGGCCACAACGAAATAG
- a CDS encoding SPFH domain-containing protein: MFSIFAGVLIVVTFFVLFSVIKIVPQGREFTVERFGRFTRTLKPGISFLTPFIETVGKKVNMMEQVFDVPQQDVITKDNAIVKVDGIVFIQVIDAAAAAYRVDNLNNAITQLSMTNLRTVVGSMELDEVLSQRDAINTRLLTVIDHATSPWGIKVTRIEIKDLRPPHDITDAMARQMKAERERRALIIEADGDRQAAIARAEGAKQAAVLEAEGRKEAAFRDAEARERAAEAEARATQMVSDAIASGDTKAINYFVAQKYVEAFGKFASSNNTKTLILPADLASLSGSVAGVAELLKTVTDKDAGATATRTK, encoded by the coding sequence ATGTTCAGTATCTTTGCCGGCGTCCTGATCGTCGTGACCTTTTTCGTCCTCTTCTCGGTCATCAAGATCGTGCCGCAGGGCCGCGAATTTACTGTCGAGCGCTTCGGGCGCTTCACCCGCACGCTCAAGCCCGGAATCTCCTTCCTGACCCCGTTTATCGAGACCGTGGGGAAGAAGGTCAATATGATGGAGCAGGTCTTCGACGTGCCCCAGCAGGACGTGATCACCAAGGACAACGCCATCGTCAAGGTCGACGGCATCGTCTTCATTCAGGTGATCGATGCCGCCGCCGCCGCCTATCGCGTCGACAATCTGAACAACGCCATCACGCAGTTGTCCATGACCAACCTGCGCACCGTGGTCGGCTCGATGGAACTGGACGAGGTATTGTCGCAGCGCGACGCCATCAATACGCGGCTGCTGACCGTCATCGACCACGCCACCTCGCCCTGGGGGATCAAGGTGACGCGTATCGAGATCAAGGACCTGCGTCCGCCGCACGACATTACCGACGCCATGGCGCGTCAGATGAAGGCCGAACGCGAACGCCGCGCCCTGATCATTGAGGCCGACGGCGATCGTCAGGCGGCCATCGCCCGCGCCGAAGGGGCCAAGCAGGCCGCCGTTCTGGAAGCCGAAGGCCGTAAGGAAGCCGCCTTCCGCGACGCCGAAGCCCGCGAACGCGCCGCCGAGGCCGAAGCCAGGGCGACGCAGATGGTGTCGGACGCTATCGCCTCCGGCGACACCAAGGCCATCAACTACTTCGTGGCCCAGAAATATGTCGAGGCCTTCGGTAAGTTCGCCTCATCGAACAACACCAAGACCTTGATCCTGCCCGCCGATCTGGCGTCGCTGTCGGGCTCGGTGGCCGGGGTGGCCGAACTGTTGAAGACCGTGACTGATAAAGACGCGGGCGCGACGGCGACCCGCACCAAATAG
- a CDS encoding NfeD family protein, with protein MVEFLLAQPQGPQLFWVWLSIGGALLALEMVVGTQWLLWPAAAAGIVSVITLTGAPANLLVQIVVFCVLTLAMTLLSRRFLKPPLVEGADINDPQGRLIGQEATVIEAFDDPEGQQSRGRVILDGVEWPARSERGDAPIGIAEKVRILAVAEGKLIVARV; from the coding sequence ATGGTCGAGTTTCTGTTGGCGCAACCGCAGGGGCCGCAACTGTTCTGGGTCTGGCTGAGCATCGGCGGCGCGCTGCTGGCGCTGGAGATGGTGGTGGGGACGCAGTGGTTGCTGTGGCCCGCCGCCGCGGCCGGCATCGTGTCGGTCATCACCCTGACCGGTGCGCCGGCCAATCTGCTGGTGCAGATCGTCGTCTTCTGCGTGCTGACCCTGGCCATGACGTTGCTGTCGCGGCGCTTCCTCAAGCCGCCGCTGGTGGAGGGGGCGGACATCAACGACCCGCAAGGGCGTCTGATCGGTCAGGAAGCCACCGTCATCGAGGCTTTCGACGATCCCGAAGGTCAGCAAAGCCGGGGCCGGGTCATCCTCGACGGCGTCGAATGGCCGGCGCGCAGCGAACGCGGCGATGCGCCTATCGGCATTGCCGAAAAGGTACGTATTCTTGCTGTTGCGGAAGGTAAGTTGATCGTGGCAAGAGTTTGA
- a CDS encoding serine protease has translation MDADLTLNLIDATVQIDQPVNDQKRMVGTGFLVAVPREGAAPEVVLVTAAHVFERMPQNEVRIGWRVKAANGAWQYSPTRIPIRTDAGPLWTQNPKQDVAVIAVQVPPAYKDKAIPLSWLADERSFDQLHVSPGDEMMTLGYPHGYSANTIGFPILRAGRLASYPVGPVSSFPTFLIDLTAIPGNSGGPVFMTDRTERGPGTEMPSVTLVSGILTKQVEVNSQRLELGLVTHAVFVRQTIEQMYAARGQGPGVRAGVTSSASPPPVVILPKKAAPAPAKAPANNAAAGQKKPNP, from the coding sequence ATGGATGCTGACCTGACCCTCAACCTGATCGACGCCACCGTGCAGATCGACCAGCCGGTAAACGATCAGAAGCGCATGGTGGGCACCGGCTTCCTCGTGGCCGTGCCGCGCGAAGGCGCCGCGCCCGAAGTGGTGCTGGTGACCGCCGCTCACGTCTTCGAGCGTATGCCGCAGAACGAGGTGCGCATCGGCTGGCGCGTCAAGGCCGCTAACGGCGCCTGGCAGTACAGCCCGACCCGCATTCCCATCCGCACCGACGCCGGGCCTTTGTGGACGCAGAACCCCAAGCAGGACGTGGCGGTCATCGCCGTTCAGGTGCCGCCCGCCTATAAGGATAAGGCGATTCCCTTAAGCTGGCTGGCCGACGAGCGCAGCTTTGATCAACTGCACGTCTCGCCCGGCGACGAGATGATGACGCTCGGCTATCCGCACGGCTATTCGGCCAATACGATCGGCTTTCCCATCCTGCGCGCCGGACGGCTGGCCTCGTATCCTGTGGGGCCGGTGTCGAGCTTCCCGACCTTTCTGATCGACCTGACGGCCATCCCCGGCAATTCCGGCGGGCCGGTCTTCATGACCGACCGCACCGAGCGCGGTCCGGGGACGGAAATGCCCAGCGTGACCCTGGTGTCGGGTATCCTGACCAAGCAGGTCGAGGTCAATTCGCAGCGGCTCGAACTGGGGCTGGTCACCCACGCCGTCTTCGTGCGGCAGACCATCGAGCAGATGTACGCCGCGCGTGGTCAGGGGCCCGGCGTCAGAGCCGGGGTGACCTCTTCGGCGTCTCCGCCGCCGGTGGTTATCCTGCCGAAAAAGGCCGCCCCCGCACCGGCTAAGGCGCCGGCCAATAACGCCGCGGCCGGTCAGAAGAAGCCCAACCCCTGA
- a CDS encoding response regulator: protein MNAERGPSASYGSVLVLDSDKEQAREMARQLTRQNWNSVLCFNEVMAIRSLKHNRFQLFVMDGYVDGVDMLKKVDAFKAQMQDTPLALMSFVWKGAGASQKVRDQALKAGADFMLPKPVDPSELKILLAETLKYHRARQADFHVLVVDPDVQLRTFIGMTLQQVGYKVSVANTMEDVLFDHNLGLVDAVVTAVLIPGMGGVEGIMQLRKDYPHIRTLAMSEGINDKIGAMHVLAAAKDAGAEELLPKPFVIPELLNAVARLAKHKIQAKNEAAKAVIDPTKVG, encoded by the coding sequence ATGAACGCGGAAAGGGGGCCTTCCGCAAGTTACGGCAGCGTTCTGGTGCTGGATTCCGACAAGGAACAGGCGCGCGAGATGGCGCGCCAGTTGACCCGCCAGAACTGGAACTCCGTACTTTGCTTCAACGAAGTGATGGCCATCCGCAGCCTTAAACACAACCGCTTCCAGTTGTTCGTCATGGACGGCTATGTCGATGGCGTCGACATGCTGAAGAAGGTCGATGCCTTCAAGGCGCAGATGCAGGATACGCCCTTGGCCCTGATGTCCTTCGTGTGGAAGGGGGCGGGCGCGTCCCAGAAGGTGCGCGATCAGGCGTTGAAGGCCGGGGCCGACTTCATGCTGCCCAAACCGGTCGATCCGTCCGAGTTGAAGATTTTGCTGGCCGAGACGCTCAAATACCATCGCGCCCGTCAGGCTGATTTCCACGTGCTGGTCGTCGATCCGGACGTGCAGTTGCGCACCTTTATCGGCATGACGCTGCAGCAGGTCGGCTATAAGGTCAGCGTCGCCAACACCATGGAAGACGTGCTGTTCGATCATAATCTGGGGCTGGTCGACGCCGTAGTGACGGCGGTGCTCATCCCCGGCATGGGCGGCGTCGAAGGCATCATGCAGTTGCGCAAGGACTATCCCCACATCCGGACTCTGGCTATGTCCGAGGGCATAAACGACAAGATCGGCGCCATGCACGTGCTGGCGGCGGCCAAGGATGCCGGGGCGGAGGAACTTCTGCCCAAGCCTTTCGTCATTCCCGAATTGCTCAACGCCGTGGCACGGCTGGCCAAACACAAGATTCAGGCCAAGAACGAGGCGGCGAAGGCTGTGATCGACCCGACCAAGGTCGGTTAG